A section of the Paenibacillus aurantius genome encodes:
- a CDS encoding dihydrofolate reductase family protein — MRKLKMLNRISIDGYFASPNEANFGMDWFRHDPQVDQAAHEIGGSLGTLILGGTTYRGFERSWTPILQNPQAPDHLKEIALELTNMDKIVFSRRMKESTWANTRFYDGNPAEIVRQTKQSASSDILILGSGSIVQQLVREELIDEFILIVTPVVAGEGKPLFSHGKPINLSLVQTRAFDSGNLIVHYVLK, encoded by the coding sequence ATGCGTAAACTTAAAATGCTCAACCGGATTTCGATTGACGGGTATTTTGCGAGCCCTAATGAGGCTAATTTTGGGATGGACTGGTTCCGTCATGATCCGCAAGTAGACCAAGCAGCGCATGAAATCGGAGGATCCCTGGGCACGTTAATTTTGGGGGGGACGACGTATCGTGGGTTTGAACGCTCCTGGACACCTATTCTTCAGAATCCGCAGGCACCCGACCATCTAAAAGAGATTGCGCTGGAACTGACCAACATGGATAAGATTGTCTTCTCCCGAAGGATGAAGGAGTCAACTTGGGCGAACACCCGGTTTTATGACGGGAATCCGGCAGAAATCGTGAGGCAAACCAAGCAGAGCGCGAGCTCGGATATTCTGATTCTGGGCAGCGGCTCCATTGTTCAGCAGTTGGTGCGGGAAGAATTAATTGATGAGTTTATTTTGATTGTCACGCCGGTAGTGGCAGGGGAAGGCAAGCCGTTGTTTTCGCATGGGAAACCCATTAATCTTTCCTTGGTTCAAACACGAGCTTTCGATTCGGGGAATTTGATTGTTCATTACGTACTCAAGTGA